Proteins from a genomic interval of Paenibacillus lentus:
- a CDS encoding ABC transporter permease has protein sequence MSFIYNFFKYTELLKQLVIRDLKVKYRHSILGILWSILNPLLTMVVISIVFSNLFRFDIENFAVYFMSASLLFSFFSEATTVAMTSVIGGASLISKVYIPKYLFPLSKCLSSFVHLILSFAALLIIMFSTGIKINYTGFAIPLIFVLILVFSIGISLILSSVSVFFRDMTHLYSVLTLMLMYMTPIFYPEGIVPEKFKFIHDFNPLFYYVESFREIILEQRLPSLDYVIICLIMSISALIIGLYVFYKRQDKFILHL, from the coding sequence TTGAGTTTTATTTATAATTTTTTTAAATATACAGAGTTACTAAAGCAATTAGTAATCAGGGATCTTAAAGTTAAATATAGACATTCTATATTAGGAATACTTTGGAGCATACTTAACCCACTACTGACAATGGTTGTTATATCCATAGTTTTTAGTAATTTGTTCAGATTTGATATTGAGAATTTTGCTGTATATTTTATGAGTGCTAGTTTATTGTTTTCATTTTTTAGTGAAGCTACCACTGTGGCAATGACTTCAGTTATTGGTGGAGCTAGTTTAATAAGTAAGGTGTATATTCCTAAGTATCTATTTCCGCTTTCTAAATGTTTGTCATCGTTTGTGCATCTGATCTTAAGCTTTGCGGCCCTATTAATTATTATGTTCTCTACAGGAATTAAAATAAATTATACGGGGTTTGCAATCCCACTTATTTTTGTTTTAATCTTAGTATTTTCTATTGGGATTTCTTTGATTCTTAGTTCCGTATCCGTATTTTTTCGAGATATGACTCATTTATATTCAGTTTTAACATTGATGTTAATGTATATGACTCCAATTTTTTATCCTGAAGGCATAGTTCCAGAGAAATTTAAGTTTATCCATGATTTTAATCCTTTATTTTACTATGTAGAGTCTTTTCGAGAGATTATACTTGAGCAACGACTTCCATCATTGGATTATGTAATAATTTGTTTAATCATGTCCATTTCAGCGTTGATTATTGGCTTGTATGTCTTCTATAAGCGCCAGGATAAATTCATTCTACATTTATAG
- a CDS encoding ABC transporter ATP-binding protein — MITKMIEVSDVSMKFNLYKEKVNSIKEYFIKVLQGKMSYEEFWAIKEVSFTVNKGEIFGIIGYNGAGKSTLLKLVSGIMKPTVGSVKINGSIAPLIELGAGFDPELSARENIYLNGAVLGYSKQYMDKKFNEIIAFSELESFVDIAVKNYSSGMYARLGFSIATSIQPDILIVDEILSVGDVKFQEKSLNRIKQMIDQGTTVVLVTHNIDQVKSMCNRVMWLQNGCIRRIGSPEEVVNEFLKEG, encoded by the coding sequence ATGATAACAAAAATGATTGAAGTATCAGATGTGTCAATGAAATTTAATTTGTATAAAGAAAAGGTTAATTCAATTAAAGAGTATTTTATTAAAGTGTTGCAAGGAAAGATGAGTTATGAGGAATTTTGGGCAATAAAAGAGGTATCTTTTACGGTTAACAAAGGGGAAATTTTTGGGATAATTGGATACAATGGGGCCGGAAAAAGTACGCTGCTTAAATTAGTTTCTGGAATTATGAAACCTACAGTAGGAAGTGTGAAAATAAACGGTTCTATTGCACCATTAATCGAGCTAGGTGCGGGCTTTGATCCAGAGCTCTCAGCACGCGAAAATATATACCTTAATGGTGCAGTATTGGGGTATTCCAAGCAATATATGGATAAAAAATTTAATGAAATTATTGCTTTTTCTGAGTTAGAGAGCTTTGTGGACATTGCAGTTAAGAATTATTCCTCTGGCATGTATGCGAGGCTAGGATTCTCCATTGCTACATCCATTCAACCGGATATATTAATTGTGGATGAGATCTTGTCGGTTGGGGATGTGAAATTTCAAGAAAAGAGTTTGAATAGAATTAAACAAATGATAGATCAAGGTACCACAGTGGTTTTGGTAACTCATAATATTGATCAGGTTAAAAGCATGTGCAATAGGGTCATGTGGCTACAAAATGGCTGCATTAGACGTATTGGCTCGCCCGAAGAGGTTGTTAATGAATTTTTAAAGGAAGGGTGA
- a CDS encoding class I SAM-dependent methyltransferase produces the protein MLKYDVSLDENSDNSLSLILRNIKSNSVVLEFGPATGRMTKYLKEKLNCDVYIVEIDPESARIASKYSRDCVIGNIEEYAWLEHFDAIEFDYIVFADVLEHLYQPQKVLLESKRLLKEEGSIFVSIPNVAHNSIIIDLINNRFNYQEIGLLDNTHIRFFTYNSLMKMFEKAFLKPVKSLATYNRPRDTELNNDYDFISNEMLKFLLKNREYGEVYQFIFELKRSSSEELIVRNIRSTPNYYYAQLFINDGNGFNESQTIIQYMNYFDQDLRVAFDLSSFLNIHQLRIDPLNSSCIVKIKNIIINDDFHIKEWATNATKEWDGLLLFDTNDPQILIDTHRFDEVRKLEIVYEIFAYSHDLMTFTSYIADFIDNTVIDNQKKSAYINELESQLSLIKEKADQDEQACALELENKATLFQQQEELLAEKDSVISELTTQLEEIQFELNNVKKDFIAKLSAKEEDVLLLKDQLQDMKQQYDQLGKELNELMNKKGFFQKLKRNN, from the coding sequence ATGCTGAAATATGACGTTAGTTTGGATGAAAACTCTGATAACTCTTTATCTCTAATATTACGAAATATTAAGAGTAATTCAGTGGTATTGGAATTTGGCCCTGCTACTGGAAGAATGACTAAATATCTAAAGGAAAAGTTGAATTGTGATGTCTATATTGTTGAGATCGATCCAGAATCTGCACGGATTGCCTCTAAATACTCAAGGGATTGTGTTATAGGAAATATAGAAGAATACGCTTGGCTTGAGCATTTTGATGCCATTGAGTTTGATTATATTGTGTTTGCTGATGTGTTAGAGCATCTCTACCAACCACAAAAGGTTTTGTTAGAGTCGAAAAGGCTATTAAAAGAAGAGGGTTCAATATTTGTATCAATTCCAAATGTAGCACATAACTCTATTATCATTGACTTAATCAACAATAGATTCAATTATCAAGAGATCGGTTTGTTAGATAATACCCATATTAGATTTTTTACTTATAATAGCTTAATGAAGATGTTTGAAAAAGCGTTTTTGAAGCCTGTTAAAAGTCTAGCTACTTATAACCGTCCGAGGGACACTGAATTAAATAATGACTATGATTTCATAAGTAATGAAATGCTGAAGTTTTTATTAAAGAATAGGGAATATGGTGAAGTTTATCAATTTATATTTGAGCTTAAGAGAAGTAGCAGCGAAGAATTAATCGTGAGAAATATTAGATCTACGCCAAATTACTATTACGCGCAGTTATTTATAAATGATGGAAATGGCTTTAACGAATCTCAAACAATCATTCAATATATGAATTATTTCGATCAAGATCTAAGAGTTGCTTTCGACTTATCTTCCTTTTTAAATATTCATCAATTGAGAATTGACCCTTTAAATAGTTCCTGTATCGTCAAAATTAAAAATATTATTATAAATGATGATTTTCACATTAAGGAATGGGCAACAAATGCTACAAAGGAATGGGATGGCCTGCTTCTCTTTGATACAAACGATCCGCAAATATTGATCGATACACATCGATTTGATGAAGTAAGAAAGCTTGAAATTGTTTACGAAATATTTGCTTATAGCCATGATCTAATGACATTTACCTCTTATATAGCCGACTTCATTGATAATACTGTAATTGATAACCAAAAAAAATCTGCCTATATTAATGAGTTAGAGTCGCAGCTTAGCTTGATAAAAGAAAAAGCAGATCAAGACGAACAAGCATGCGCCCTAGAACTTGAAAATAAAGCTACTTTATTTCAGCAACAGGAAGAATTATTAGCTGAGAAGGACAGTGTTATTTCGGAATTAACTACACAATTGGAAGAAATTCAATTTGAACTTAATAATGTAAAAAAAGACTTTATAGCCAAGTTATCGGCAAAAGAAGAAGATGTTCTATTGCTAAAAGATCAGTTGCAAGATATGAAGCAGCAATATGACCAATTAGGTAAAGAGCTTAATGAATTAATGAATAAAAAGGGTTTTTTTCAAAAACTAAAACGAAATAATTGA
- a CDS encoding glycosyltransferase has translation MSKKLSLITPLYNTPLNYLEELKQQILPYNEKIEWVLVNDSPFNKELVKYVDELKGNYEFIKVHSNIKNLGIYKSYVAGYELASGDYCGILDHDDHLDLEEVVAYLEAENDFDLLYTNEYKFDNQNKFDFFDKPELDILSTVFYFYTHHITLMRTQIVKRILKEYSAEKYSSIFDICLMLDYLREFKNIEINVVHIDSYSYGWRVHQNSTALNIDQKPAAHIERIMKVEEFFKNFDETPIVSIDKDIQYLVCSEFFSGYDLYKIPFANNLEEVERWFGLLADDQYVSWIGSQPESLDLIVEILNTSRRVPFKYLSEYTNAPILIVPRSSYIYFQSEPSYQRHLPNVPFILKRDLNFVSINNLQGLLFNVKPNTIKDEVNIIVIK, from the coding sequence ATGAGTAAAAAGTTGTCATTAATCACTCCCTTGTATAACACACCATTGAATTACTTGGAAGAACTTAAGCAACAGATATTGCCTTATAATGAAAAGATAGAATGGGTTTTAGTAAATGATTCTCCATTCAATAAGGAACTTGTAAAATACGTGGATGAGTTGAAAGGTAATTATGAGTTTATTAAGGTTCATTCTAATATAAAGAATCTTGGCATTTATAAAAGTTATGTGGCTGGTTATGAGTTAGCATCGGGTGATTATTGTGGGATTTTAGATCATGATGATCACTTGGATTTAGAAGAGGTAGTGGCTTATTTAGAGGCAGAAAATGATTTTGATCTTTTATACACGAATGAGTATAAATTTGATAATCAGAATAAGTTTGATTTTTTTGACAAACCTGAATTGGATATTTTAAGTACTGTTTTTTATTTTTATACTCATCATATTACTCTTATGAGAACACAGATTGTTAAACGGATTTTAAAAGAGTATAGTGCAGAGAAGTATAGCTCGATATTTGATATTTGTCTAATGTTGGATTATCTTCGTGAATTTAAAAACATTGAGATAAATGTCGTTCATATCGACTCTTATTCTTATGGTTGGAGAGTTCACCAGAATAGCACTGCGCTAAATATTGACCAAAAGCCAGCTGCTCATATAGAGAGAATTATGAAAGTGGAAGAGTTTTTTAAAAATTTTGACGAAACGCCTATTGTATCCATCGATAAGGATATACAATATTTGGTTTGTTCGGAATTTTTCTCTGGTTACGACTTGTATAAAATTCCATTTGCGAATAACTTGGAAGAGGTCGAGAGATGGTTTGGTTTATTGGCGGATGATCAATATGTTTCTTGGATTGGAAGTCAGCCAGAATCTTTGGACCTCATAGTGGAAATTTTAAATACTTCTCGTCGAGTTCCTTTTAAATATCTATCGGAATATACAAATGCCCCTATCTTAATTGTACCAAGAAGTTCCTATATATATTTTCAGTCAGAACCAAGCTATCAAAGGCATTTGCCGAATGTTCCTTTTATTTTGAAGCGGGATTTAAATTTTGTTTCTATCAATAACCTACAGGGATTACTATTTAACGTTAAGCCAAATACCATTAAAGATGAAGTAAACATAATAGTCATAAAGTGA